Part of the Streptomyces sp. NBC_00457 genome, CTGCTTGCTGAACTCGGTGTACGAGATCGTCGGCTCGTCGCCCGCGCCGAGGTACGTCAGCCCCACGTAGGCCAGCAGGAACACGATCGCCGCGGTAAGGAGCAGACCCCACCAGCGCGGGCGTACGCGTCGGCCGCCGGACCGTCCGGTCGGCTCGTCCGGCGTGCCCTCGGTGCGCCACGGCTGGTCAGGTGCCTTGCGTGGTGGCGCGGCATTGCTCATATCTGGACGTTAAGGCACATGTCCAGCCATGGCACGCGCTGAGGGCACCTCCACGGAGAGAGGCGCCCCCGGCGTCGTACGAACCAGGTCGTCAGCCCATGAACTTCTTGAACTCGTCCGGCAGCTCGAAGTCCTGCGGGGCCTGCTGCGGCACGCCGAACGCGTTGCCGCCCTGAGCGGCGGCGGCGCGGCGGGCTGCCTCCTCCTGCTCCTGCTGCTTGCGCTTCATCGGGTTGCCGGAGCGCTGCTTGCCCTTGGCCTTCTTGGGCTGCTTCTTCGACCGGCCGGGGCCGCCGCCCATGCCCGGGACGCCCGGCATACCGGGCATACCTCCGCCCTGGGCCATGCGGGACATCATCTTGCGGGCCTCGAAGAACCGCTCGACCAAGCCCTTGACCGCGCTGACGTCGACGCCGGAACCCTTGGCGATACGGGCACGCCGCGAGCCGTTGATGATCGTCGGCTCCTGGCGCTCGGCCGGGGTCATCGACTTGATGATCGCGGCCGTGCGGTCGACGTCCCGCTCGTCGAGGTTGTTGATCTGGTCCTTGATCTGGCCCATGCCGGGCAGCATGCCGAGGAGCTTGGAGATGGAGCCCATCTTCCTGACCTGCTCCATCTGGGCCAGGAAGTCGTCCAGGGTGAAGTCCTGGCCCTTCTTGGACGCCAGCTTGGAGGCCATTTTCTCGGCCTCTTCCTGGCTGAACGTCTTCTCCGCCTGCTCGATCAGGGTGAGCAGGTCACCCATGTCGAGGATGCGGGAGGCCATCCGGTCAGGGTGGAAGGCGTCGAAGTCGTCGAGCTTCTCGCCGTTCGACGCGAACATGATCGGCTTGCCGGTGACCTGGCGGATCGACAGGGCCGCACCACCGCGGGCGTCACCGTCGAGCTTGGAGAGCACCACGCCGTCGAAGCCGACGCCGTCGCGGAAGGCCTCGGCGGTGTTGACCGCGTCCTGGCCGATCATCGCGTCGACGACGAAGAGGATCTCGTCGGGGCTGACGGCGTCCCGGATGTCCGCGGCCTGCTGCATCATCTCCTGGTCGATGCCCAGGCGGCCGGCGGTGTCGACGATCACGATGTCGTGGACCCGGGTCTTCGCGAAGTCGATGGAGTCCTTGGCGACCTTCACCGGGTCACCCACGCCGTTGCCCGGCTCCGGCGCGAAGACCGCGACACCGGCGCGCTCGGCGACGACGCTGAGCTGGTTCACGGCGTTCGGGCGCTGGAGGTCGGCGGCGACGAGCAGCGGCGAGTGGCCCTGCTCCTTCAGCCAGTGGCCGAGCTTGCCCGCGAGGGTCGTCTTACCGGCACCCTGCAGACCCGCCAGCATGATCACGGTGGGCGGCTGCTTGGCGAAGCGCAGACGGCGCGTCTCGCCGCCGAGGATGGTGACCAGTTCCTCGTTGACGACCTTGAGGACCTGCTGGGCCGGGTTCAGCGCGCGGGAGACTTCGGCGCCGAGAGCCCTTTCCTTGACGTTCTTGATGAAGGTGCGGACGACGGGCAGCGCCACGTCCGCTTCGAGGAGGGCGATGCGAATCTCGCGCGCCGTGGCGTCGATATCCGCTTCGCTCAAGCGCCCCTTGCCGCGCAAGTTCTTGAAGGTCGCTGAAAGGCGATCGGAGAGAGTATCGAACACGGCGGCGTCGGTCCTCGGGGTCGGGAGCAGTCTGAGCGTCTTCCAGGGTATCCGGCCTTGCAAGACATTCGTCCCCGCCCGCTGCATTCGGCAGCGGAGGCGACCCATGTCATGACCGCGAGGTCACGCCCGCAGCGTCTCCTCCAGCTTCCGTGCCACCGCTCCCGCTTCCTCGGTCGGCAGCGGTGCGCCCTTCGCGCCGGTGACGTAGAAGGCGTCCACCGCGTTCGCGCCCAGCGTCGACACATGCGCGCTGCGTACCCGTACGCCCGCGTCCTCCAGCGCGCGTCCGATCCGGTGCAGGAGTCCAGGCGCGTCGTGGGCGCGCACCTCGATGACCGTCGCCAGCCGCGATGCCGCCCCCGCTGCGACCGTCACCCGGGGCGGCGGTGCCACGACGCCCCGGCGCCGCGGATAGGCCGCGTCGCGCTCGGCGAGGCGGCCCGCGATGTCCAGGGAACCGTCCAGGGCCCGTACGAGATCGGCGCGCAGCCGGGCGGCCTGCGGCAGGGAGCCGTACTCGGCGGCGACCCGCCAGTCGAGGAGCAGGACGGACCCCTCGACGCCGTCCGGCAGGTCCAGGGCCCGCAGTTCCGCGGTCCGTACGGTCAGCCGGTGCATCGCCAGGACACCGGCCACGGCGGGCAGCACGCCCTTCTGGTCCGGTACGGCGATGAGGAGCTCGACGCCGAGCGGTTCGGGCTCGCCGGTCGGCTGGTCCTCCGTCGGCGGCTCGGTCTGCGCGCGCAGCGACAGCACGGGGCTGCCGGTCGCGACCGCCTCGATGGCGAGCCGCTCCTGCTCGGCGGTGGGCGCGGCGGCCTCCGGTTCCTCCGGCACGTCCCCGGCGAGCACCGCCGAGACCCGCTTCACCAGGTCGGCGACGAGAGATCCGCGCCAGGACGACCAGGCGGCCGGGCCGGTGGCCAGCGCGTCCGCCTCGGTCAGCGCGTGCAGCAGCTCCAGCGTGCCCTGCGTGCCGACCGCCTCGGCGACCGCGCGCACGGTGGCCGGGTCCTCCAGGTCACGCCGGGTGGCCGTCTCGACGAGCAGCAGGTGATGCCGTACGAGCGTGGCGAGCACGGCGACGTCCTCGCGGTCGAAGCCGATCCGGGCCGCCACGTCACGGGCGATGATCTCGCCGGCCACCGAGTGGTCGCCGGGCCAGCCCTTGCCGATGTCGTGCAGCAGCGCGGAGACCAGGAGCAGGTCGGGGCGGCTGACCCGGCGGGCGAAGTCGGAGGCGCGGACGGCGGTCTCGATGAGATGCCGGTCGACGGTCCAGATGTGCACGGCGTTGCGCTGCGGGCGGCAGCGGACCCGCTCCCAGTCGGGGAGCATGCGGGTGATCAGGCCCTCGGCCTCCAGCGCCTCCCACACCTCGATGGTGGGGCGGCCGGAGCCCAGCAGGGTGACCAACTGCTCGCGTGCCTCGGCGGGCCAGGGCGTGGGCAGGGGGCGTGTGGTGGCCGCCATGCGCCGTACGGCGTGCAGGGAGAGCGGCAGGCCGGCCTCCGCGGCGGCGGCAGCGGCGCGCAGGGGCAGTACGGGGTCGCGTTCGGGGCGCGCGGCGCGGGCGAGCACCACCTCGCCGTCCTGTTCCACCACGCCCTCGGCCAGCGGGGACCGCTCGGCGACCGGCTTCCCGCCGCCCAGCATGGCGCGCAGCCGCGGCCGCACGGCGCGCGATCGCAGCACGCGCCCTACTTCGCGCCAGGTGACATCGCTCGCATACGACACGACGCGCGCCGCCTCGTACACCTGCCGCAGGAGAGTGTCGGCGTCGAGGAGTCCCAGTTCGGCGGCGACCTGGTCCTGCTCCTGGAGGGACAGCCGGTCGGTGGCCCGGCCCGTCGCCAGATGCAGGGCGTCGCGTACGTCGAGCAGTCGGCGCCGGGCGTCGTCGAGGCCCTCGCGCGGGGCGTCGGCCAGCCAGGAGGCGGCGACGGCGCGCAGGGCGGTGGCGTCACGGAGGCCGCCGCGGGCCTCCTTCAGGTCGGGCTCCAGCAGGTACTGCAGCTCGCCTTGACGCTCGGCGCGCTCGGCGCACAGCTCCTGGAGTTCGGGGAGACGTTTCGGCGCCTGGTTGCGCCAGTCGGCGAGGACAGCCGTGCGCAGTCCCGCGGTCAGGCCGAGGTCGCCCGCGATGTGCCGGGCGTCCAGGAGACCGAGTTGGACTTTCAAATCCTCGGCGGCGGTCTTGCGGGCCTCGGCCGGTGTACGCACGGAGTGGTCGAGGGCCAGGCCCAGGTCCCACACGGGGTACCAGATGCGGTCGGCCAGCGCGGCGACCGCGTCCGAGTCGGTGCCGTCGTGCAGCAGGAGCAGATCGAGGTCGCTGCGCGGGGACAGCTCGCCGCGGCCGTAGCCGCCGACCGCGATCAGGGAGGCGCCCTTGAGTCCGTCGGCGCCCGCGCCGAACAGCCCCGACAGCCAGTCGTCGGTCAGTTCGGCGAGGGCCGTACGGCGCGGCGGCCCGGACCGCGCCCCCTCCTGGAGGAGGCGCAGCCGGGCCGCCGCGTAGCCGCTGGGTCCCGAGTCCTCTGCTTCTTCCCGTACACCCGTACTCGTCACCCAGCGACTCCTGTTCCTCTTCTTTTAGAGCGCGTCCGGCCCGCGCTCGCCGGTCCGGACCCGTACGGCCGTCTCGACCGGCAGGGACCAGACCTTTCCGTCACCGATCTTGCCGGTACGGGCCGCCTTGACGATGACGTCGATCAGCTGCTCGGCGTCGTCGTCCTCGGCGAGGACCTCGATACGGATCTTGGGGACCAGGTCGACCGTGTACTCGGCGCCCCGGTAGACCTCGGTGTGGCCCCGCTGACGACCGTAGCCGCTCGCCTCGGTGACCGTCAGTCCGTGGACCCCGAAGGCCTGGAGGGCTTCCTTGATCTCGTCGAGCCGGTGAGGCTTGACGACGGCGGTGATGAGCTTCATGCGTCCACCTTCTTGGACTCAGACGCGGGCG contains:
- a CDS encoding [protein-PII] uridylyltransferase, which produces MTSTGVREEAEDSGPSGYAAARLRLLQEGARSGPPRRTALAELTDDWLSGLFGAGADGLKGASLIAVGGYGRGELSPRSDLDLLLLHDGTDSDAVAALADRIWYPVWDLGLALDHSVRTPAEARKTAAEDLKVQLGLLDARHIAGDLGLTAGLRTAVLADWRNQAPKRLPELQELCAERAERQGELQYLLEPDLKEARGGLRDATALRAVAASWLADAPREGLDDARRRLLDVRDALHLATGRATDRLSLQEQDQVAAELGLLDADTLLRQVYEAARVVSYASDVTWREVGRVLRSRAVRPRLRAMLGGGKPVAERSPLAEGVVEQDGEVVLARAARPERDPVLPLRAAAAAAEAGLPLSLHAVRRMAATTRPLPTPWPAEAREQLVTLLGSGRPTIEVWEALEAEGLITRMLPDWERVRCRPQRNAVHIWTVDRHLIETAVRASDFARRVSRPDLLLVSALLHDIGKGWPGDHSVAGEIIARDVAARIGFDREDVAVLATLVRHHLLLVETATRRDLEDPATVRAVAEAVGTQGTLELLHALTEADALATGPAAWSSWRGSLVADLVKRVSAVLAGDVPEEPEAAAPTAEQERLAIEAVATGSPVLSLRAQTEPPTEDQPTGEPEPLGVELLIAVPDQKGVLPAVAGVLAMHRLTVRTAELRALDLPDGVEGSVLLLDWRVAAEYGSLPQAARLRADLVRALDGSLDIAGRLAERDAAYPRRRGVVAPPPRVTVAAGAASRLATVIEVRAHDAPGLLHRIGRALEDAGVRVRSAHVSTLGANAVDAFYVTGAKGAPLPTEEAGAVARKLEETLRA
- the ffh gene encoding signal recognition particle protein; this translates as MFDTLSDRLSATFKNLRGKGRLSEADIDATAREIRIALLEADVALPVVRTFIKNVKERALGAEVSRALNPAQQVLKVVNEELVTILGGETRRLRFAKQPPTVIMLAGLQGAGKTTLAGKLGHWLKEQGHSPLLVAADLQRPNAVNQLSVVAERAGVAVFAPEPGNGVGDPVKVAKDSIDFAKTRVHDIVIVDTAGRLGIDQEMMQQAADIRDAVSPDEILFVVDAMIGQDAVNTAEAFRDGVGFDGVVLSKLDGDARGGAALSIRQVTGKPIMFASNGEKLDDFDAFHPDRMASRILDMGDLLTLIEQAEKTFSQEEAEKMASKLASKKGQDFTLDDFLAQMEQVRKMGSISKLLGMLPGMGQIKDQINNLDERDVDRTAAIIKSMTPAERQEPTIINGSRRARIAKGSGVDVSAVKGLVERFFEARKMMSRMAQGGGMPGMPGVPGMGGGPGRSKKQPKKAKGKQRSGNPMKRKQQEQEEAARRAAAAQGGNAFGVPQQAPQDFELPDEFKKFMG
- a CDS encoding P-II family nitrogen regulator; protein product: MKLITAVVKPHRLDEIKEALQAFGVHGLTVTEASGYGRQRGHTEVYRGAEYTVDLVPKIRIEVLAEDDDAEQLIDVIVKAARTGKIGDGKVWSLPVETAVRVRTGERGPDAL